A stretch of DNA from Erwinia aphidicola:
CTTCCAGCTCGCGCAGGCGCTGATGGTAAAAGGTCTGGTTCAGCGTATCGCGGTCACTCACGCTGCCGCTATTTCTGCGCCAGGCCAGAACAAACAGCAGGCAGGCGGCGATCAGCAGCGCCAGAAGGGTTAGCAAAAGTGCGCTCATGGTTGCTTCCTGTTATTTAACAACGCATCCAGCCGCTGCTGCTCGGCGGCATCCAGCTCGACATGCGGCGTGCGTTTGCGGCTGCGCAAAATAATCACCAGCGCGCCAATGATCACAAACAGCGCCGGGCCAGCCCACAGGATCAGGGTGGAGGCAGTCAGCGGCGGCTGATAAGAGACAAAATTACCGTAGCGCGCCACCATATACGCCTTCACCTGTTCCGGCGTCTGCCCTGCGCGCAGCAGCTGATACACCTTGAGGCGCATATCCCCGGCGATCATCGCGTTTGAGTCGGCAATGCTGTTGTTCTGGCATTTCGGGCAGCGCAGCGATTCGGTCAGATGGCGGTACTGCTGCTCCTGGGTGACTGAATCAAACTGATAAGTATCGATATTATCGGCCAGCGCCAGGCTGCTAAACAGCAGTGACGCCAGCAGGATCAGGATAGATTTCACGAACCGCTCTCCTGGCTATATTTCTGCCACAGCGGTTTGACTTCGTCATTCCACACGCGCTCGTTGAGATCGCCCGCGTGGCGATAGCGGATAATCCCGTGACCGTCGATCAGGAAGGTTTCCGGCGCGCCGTACACGCCCAGATCCAGCCCCAGCATCCCGTCGCCGTCATACAGGCTCAACGCATACGGGTTACCCAGCGTATTGAGCCAGTTAATCGCTTTCTGGCGGTCGTCTTTATAGTTCAGGCCCACCACGCGCACGCCTTTGGTCGCCAGCGTGTTGAGGTACTGATGCTCCGCGCGGCAGGTTGGGCACCAGGTAGCCCAGACGTTCAGCAGCAGCGGTTTACCGTCGGTCAGCACTGACTGGTCAAAGGTTTTGCCCGGCTGGTCGAGTGATTCCAGCTTAAATACCGGCACCGGCTTGCCGACCAGCGCCGACTCCAGCCGCGTCGGATCATCGCCGTTGGCGTTACGGGTTAGCTGCCACAGCAGCGCCGCCGCCAGCAGCAGAAACAGGATCAGCGGGATATAGAGGATTTTCTTGCTCATGCCAGCTCCTTCTGCGCTTTCTTACTGGCGCGATAGCGCGGGTCGAGCAGGCAGAAAATGCCGCCCACCGCCATAAACACGCCGCCAAACCAGATCCAGCGCACAAAAGGTTTGTAATAGATGCGTACCGCCCACGAATTACCGCCCAGCTCTTCGCCCAGCGCCGCATAGAGATCGCGCGTAAAGCCGCCGTCGATCGCCGCTTCGGTCATCATGGTACGCGCCACGCTGTAGTAACGTTTTTCCGCGTGCAGCGTGGCCTCATGTTTGCCGTTGCGCGTCACGTCGATAATGCCCACGCCGCCGGAGTAGTTCGGTCCCTGCAGGCTTTGCACGTCGCGGAAGGTGAAGTGATAGTTGTGGATATCCACGCTGTCACCCGCCTTCATACGCACGTCGCGCTCCACGCTGTAGTTCTGGCTGAAGGCGATGCCGATCACCGTTACCGCCACCCCGAGGTGGCCCAGCACCATGCCCCAGTGGCTGCGCGACAGATGGCGCAGCCCGCGCAGAAAGCTGTGGCGGTGAGTCGCGCGCTCGTGCAGCTCCAGCAGCGTCAGGATAATCACCCAGACCGCCATCATCAGCCCCACTACCGTCATCGCTTCAATGCGGTCCTGCATCAGCCACGGCAGCAGTATCGACAGCAGCAGGGTAGCAACCACGGCAATCGCCAGGCGCTTCCACAGCTTCTGCGGCTCATCGCGACGCCAGCGCACCAGCGGACCGATGCCGAGCATCAGCGCCAGCGGAGCCATCAGCCAGGTAAACAGCGTATTAAAGAACGGCTCGCCGATGGAGATGGTGCCCAGCCCTAGCTGTTTATGCACCAGCGGCAGTAGCGTACCGAGCAGCACCACCAGCATCGCGGCAATCAGCAGCACGTTGTTGCCGAGCAGGAAGGATTCCCGCGACCACACCTCGTTCTGCACCCGGCTGCGCACCTTGCTGCCCTTGATGGCGTACAGCAGCAGCGAACCGCCGATAACAATAATCAGGAAGGCGAGGATAAACATGCCGCGCGCCGGATCGGAGGCAAACGAGTGCACCGACACCAGCACCCCGGAGCGCACCAGGAAAGTGCCCAGCAGGCTGAGGGAGAAGGCAGCGATCGCCAGCAGCACGGTCCAGGCCTTAAAGGTGCCGCGCTTCTCGGTAACCGCCAGCGAGTGGATCAGCGCCGTTCCGGCCAGCCACGGCATAAACGAGGCATTCTCGACCGGATCCCAGAACCACCAGCCGCCCCAGCCAAGCTCGTAATAAGCCCAGGCGGAACCGAGCACGATGCCGATGGTGAGGAACACCCAGGCCGCCGTGGTCCACGGACGCGACCAGCGCGCCCAGGCGGTATCCAGCCGTCCGGCCATCAGCGAGGCAATCGCAAAAGCGAACGCCACCGAGAAGCCGACATAGCCCATATACAGCAGCGGCGGGTGGAAGATCAGCCCAATATCCTGCAGCATCGGGTTCAGGTCGCTGCCGTCGATAGGGAAGTCCGGCAGCGTGCGGGTAAACGGATTCGAGGTTAGCGTGATAAACAGCAGGAAGCCGAGGTTGATCATCCCCATCACCGCCAGCACGCGGGCAATCGCCTCCAGCGGCATCGCGCGGCTGAACAGCGCCACCGCCAGCGTCCAGGTGCTCAGCAGCAGCACCCATAGCAGCAGCGAGCCCTCATGCGCGCCCCAGGTGGCAGCCACCCGGTAGTAAACCGGCAGCAGCGTATTGGAGTTGGTGGCCACATACGCCACGCTGAAATCATTCACCACAAAGGCGTGAACGAGGATAATAAACGCCGCCGCGATACAGGCAAACAGCCCGTAGGAGAGCGGGCGGGCCAGCCCCATCAGCCGACGATCGTGGCGCGCCGCGCCCCACAGCGGGTAGATGCTGAGCAGCAGGGAGAGCGCCAGCGCCAGGCACAGCAGGAAGCTGCCGATTTCGGGGATCATGACTGGCCTCCGTTATTGTCGTTAGCGGCAGGATGGGTGTGATTCTTCTTCATCGCGTCACTGATTTCCGGTGGCGTGTATTTTTCATCGTGCTTGGCCAACACTTCTTTGGCGATAATGTGCGTACCGTCCTGCAGTACGCCCTGCGCCACTACGCCCTGCCCTTCGCGGAACAGGTCCGGCAGAATACCTTCGTAGCTGACGTTAATCACCGCGCTGTTGTCATACAGCTGGAAGGCGACTTTCAGGGTATCCGGGTCGCGCTTAACGCTGCCCGGCATCACCATGCCGCCAATACGCAGCCGCTGCCCCGGCTCCGGCTTAACGTGGGTTTCACCTTTGCCATACACCACTTCACCAGGAGTGTAGAACAGATCGATATTAGAACGCAGTGCGTACATCACTAAAGCCGTTGCCAGCCCCAGCCCGACGAGCACCACCATCACCAGCATCAGGCGATTTTTACGACGGGGATTCACGATGGCTCTCCTGCCGCTTCACCGGCGTTTTTTTTCACTTTTGCCGCACGAATGCGCTGCTCACGCGCCTGGCGCTGACGAATATCCGCCAGCAGCCGACGACGTTGTAAAACGGTATGCACTACCAGGCCGCCAAGGGCAACCAGCGTACAGATTACGGCCAGCCAGACATAGAAGGCGTAGCCGCCCATGGCAAAGAAGTCGTGCCAGGTAGAGAATGCCGGCGTCATGATTTACGCCCCCCTTTTGCCGCCACGGCAGCCACCCACGGGCGGTGGCGCTCGCTCAGCAGCAGCAGATTGCGCAGGCGCATCAGCGTCAGGGTAACGAATATCAGCAGATAACCGAGGATTGACCAGCGCAGCGGCGTGCGCATACTCGGGTCTATCGCCTGCTGCAACACCCCGCTAGACCCCTGGTGCAGCGTGTTCCACCACTGCACCGAGTAGTGAATAATGGGCAGGTTAACCACCCCAACGAGGATCAGGATGCTGGCCGCGCGGCCCGCCATGCGGCGGTCGTCAAAGGCGTGATAAAGCGCGATAGTGCCCATATAAAGGAACAGCAGCACCAGCTCCGAGGTCAGGCGTGCATCCCAGATCCACCAGGTCCCCCACATCGGCTTACCCCATGCGGAACCCGTCACCAGGGCAATAAAGGTAAATACTGCCCCCACCGGAGCCATTGCGGCGGCGGCAAGATCGGCGGTTTTCCACTGCCACACCAGCCCGACAAAGGCCGCAATCGCCATTGAGGCATAGATGCCCATTGACCACATCGCGGCAGGCACGTGGATATAGATGATGCGGTAGCTGTTACCCTGTTGATAATCTGATGGGGCAAAACCGAATCCCCATGCCCAGCCGAGCAGCAGCGCCGCGATGCCGGGAATGGCAAACCACGGCACAAAACGGCCGCATAACGGGTACAGCCGCTCGGGCTGGCCCAGTTGATGTATCCATTTCCACATTATTATTTTGCTCACAATAAAAGAAATCGTTCTGGTATCTGCATCGGAACTGCCGCGCGCACCGGTCTCTGTTAGCCGTTTAGTGCACGCTTACCCGTAAAGCTGCTGCGGTGGCAAACGGCGCCAGCGTGGCGCTCCCCACCAGCAGCGCGCCGAGAATGGCCAGGTAACCATCAATCGGCAAGCCCATCCCGGCAGCATCAATCGCCGCACTGGCAAAAATCAGCACCGGTACCGCCAGCGGCAGCACCAGTAAACTCAGCAATACGCCACCGCGCCGCAGCCCGACCGTCAGCCCGACGCCAATGGCACCGAGGAAGCTCAGGGTGGGTGTCCCCAGCAGCAGGGTCAGAGCTACCGCCCGCCAGCTGGCAAAATCCAGCGACAGCAGCAGCGCCACCAGCGGCGACAGCAGCAGCAGCGGTAGGCCGGTGACGATCCAGTGCGCCGCCACCTTGCCCAAAACCGTTATCGGCAGCGGTGCGGGCAGCAGCAGCAGCTGTTCCAGCGAACCATCGAGAAAATCATCGCGAAACAGTCTTTCCAGCGCCAGTAGCGAGGAGAGCAGCGCCGCAACCCAGACAATCCCGGGGGCAATTCGCGCCAGCAGCTGCGGCTCCGGGCCGATGCCGAGTGGAAACAGGGTAATCACAATCAGGAAAAACCACAGCGGATTGATAATCTCCGCGCCGCTGCGAAAGGCAATGCGCAGTTCACGCTTGAGTACGCGCCAGAACATCACGGCTCCCCTGCGTAAGTGAGACGAATACGGCTGACGCGCTGAGCGGCCCCTGGCAGATCCTGATGGGTTGTGAGGATCACTGCCCCGCCCTGCTCTGCGTGCTGCACAAACAGCGCCATCAGTTTCTCCACGCCGGATTTATCGATTGCCGTCAGCGGCTCATCGAGGATCCACAGTGCGGCCTGGCTCAGCCACAGCCGCGCCAGCGCCACGCGCCGCTGCTGCCCGGCGGAAAGGGCTGCGACGGGCACATCTTCATAACCGGTGAGGTCAACCTGCTCAAGCGCCTGAAACAGCTCATCCGCCGTACGTTCGGCATGCCAGAAACTGAGATTTTCAAACGGCGTCAGCACCGCCTTCACCCCCGGCTGATGGCCGAGGTAGAGCAGGCTGGCATGATAGCTTTCGCGCTGGCGCTGGATGCTTTCCTGCTGCCAGAGGATCTCTCCCTGCTCCGCCCGGCTGAGGCCGGCAAGAATTCGCAGCAGTGAGGTTTTCCCTGCCCCATTCGCCCCTTCAACCTGCACAATTTCACCCGCCGCAACGGTAAAGCTGAGATTGCGAAACAGCGCCCTTTCGTCGCGAACACATGTCAGATTTCTGGCTGCCAGCATGGGAGGAAGATCACACTTTGTTAAATTTGATGGCGAATAGTACCACAGGCTTTACGTTCGCTGAAACGCGGCAGGTCGCGCCCGGCGCGGTTTTGCGGCTCTGTACGCCGTAAAGCGCACAAAAACAGCTGAAAACATCGCTGCGGTTAAAGCTTTGTTACTCTTCTTATAAAATCTACTTACATTTCACTTTTTAGCGACAATACCCGCTACGCTTATCAGGACACTTTATTACTGGGGGGAAAAATGGATAACACACAAAAAGAGACTGAAAATCAGGTTGAGAGCGAAGAGAGCGAACAGGGCGAAGAGATCGAGGTGGATGAGGAGGCGTTGCCCTCACGCGCTGCTGCGGTCCATGAACAGATCCGCCAGGAAGGTGAGAAGGAGTTAGAGCGTGATGGGCTGGCGCTGCTGTTTTCCGCCATCGCGGCCGGGCTGTCGATGGGCGCATCGCTGATGGCAAAAGGGATCTTTCAGGCCAATCTGCACGACGTGCCCGGTGGTTTTCTGCTGGAAAACCTCGGCTACACCTTCGGCTTTATTATCGTCATTATGGCGCGCCAGCAGCTGTTTACTGAAAACACCGTGACGGCCGTGCTGCCGATAATGCATAAACCTAGCGGCAGTAACCTGCTGCTGCTGCTGCGCCTTTGGGGGCTGGTTCTGGTCGGGAACCTGGTAGGTACCGCGCTGGCGGCGCTGGCCTTTACCCATATGCCCATTTTTGACGATGCGGTGCGCAGCGCCTTTGTCAGCATCAGTCAGAAAGTGATGGAGAATACGCCGGGAGAGATGTTTGCCAATGCGGTGGTATCCGGCTGGATTATCGCCACTATGGTATGGATGTTCCCTTCCGCTGGCGGCGCGAAAATCTGGATTATTATCCTGATGACCTGGCTGGTAGCGCTCGGCGACCTGGCGCATATCGTGGTGGGTTCGGTAGAGATCTTCTATCTGGTGTTCAACGGTGAGATCCCGTGGCAGCAGTTTATCTGGCCCTTTGCCCTGCCGACGCTGGCGGGTAATATCATCGGCGGCACCTTTATCTTTGCCCTGATCAGCCACGCGCAGATCCGCAACGATATGAGCACCGAGGCCAAAGCTAAAGCGCAGGCCGAGGCGAAGCGTAAGCAGCATAAAGAGAAGAAGGATTGCGCGGATTGATGGTTAAACGCGCAGTCAGTCAGGTAACTGGTTAATCCGCGGCGATAATTGCGTTATACTGCGCGCCGCGGTCCCCTTAGTTAAATGGATATAACGAGCCCCTCCTAAGGGCTAGTTGCAGGTTCGATTCCTGCAGGGGACACCATTTCACAGTTCGCCCCCTCCTTCGTGGTTCGCAAAAACGCTTAAAAGTCAGGCTCAACTTAAGACACTCTTTCGCGATGGTTCGTTGGCAAACATGCTCCACAACGGTTAAAAAAAGTAGTGCTTAAGTTATTGATTCGCAGAATCAATAATTCCGTAAGATATTTTTCCTGTTTAATATATTGTTGCATATTGGAATTAAAACCTCGTAAAGACGCTTAATTTTTTCATAAAACCTCGCCTGACTTACGCTTATAAAAAATGTATATTTCACCTAAATTTCAACCTGCAATAAACACTATATCTTGATAACATTGAAGATACATATTGAAAATGGTTTTATTGATTTTAGTAAAATCACCACCAGAGGCTTAACTTCCCGCAGAATCCTGAAAATTTAATGATTATCGATAAATATCTATTTAAATCGATCGATTCAATGATTATAAACTAACCACCACCCCACCCTAAATAACCGGACACTGGCTCTTACCAGTAAGAATCAGGAGTGAAATTAATAAAAAAACTATAGCTTATTAGCTGTAGAAAAAATCACGTATTGTTCATATCAAATTAGGATAACTTTTTAAGGATTTCGTTATGAATGTTCAGAATATCGCTGTATGCGGGTTAGGATATGTTGGCCTGCCTGTTGCTGTAGCACTTGCTCAACATTTTAATGTGATGGGTTTTGACGTAGACACCGAGCGGATAAGTCATTTACGGGACTTTAATGATTGGACTGGGGAAGTTAGTCAAGAAATACTCGCTCACTCAACACTTCAACTCACTGATAAGATAGAAGATATTAAAGATTTCGATTTTTTTATCGTCGCAGTACCAACCCCAATAGATGAACGCTGCGCGCCAGATTTTACCATGTTGAAAGAGGCGAGTCGTTTGATAGGCTCGGTGCTGACACAAGGAAGTACGGTTGTTTTTGAGTCGACAGTATATCCGGGTGCCACGGAGGAAATCTGTGCTCCTGAACTGGAAAAAAGTTCGGGGCTTCGTTGTGGTATTCATTTCAAAATTGGCTACAGCCCTGAGAGAATTAATCCAGGTGATACTGAACACCCGTTCGAAAAAATTATAAAGGTGGTAGCAGGCCAGGATGAGGATACGCTGGAGCGAATCGCCAGCGTCTATGAAACCGTGGTCGAAGCTGGCGTTTTTCGCGCTTCATCAATCAAAGTGGCTGAAGCTGCAAAAGTCTTAGAAAATACCCAGCGCGATATTAATATAGCCTTGATGAATGAAATATCTAAGATTTGCGCACTGATAAAAATAAATACTTCTGACGTGCTAAAGGCTGCGGGTACGAAGTGGAACTTCATGCATTTCACACCAGGTTTAGTGGGAGGGCACTGTATTGGCGTAGACCCTTACTATCTGACATCTAAGGCTCAGCAATATGGCTATCATCCCGAAGTCATCCTGGCAGGACGGCATATTAACGACAGCATGGCTGAGCACGTTGCCTCCAGACTGATCCAAATTTTGGCCTGTAGCAAGCGGCTCGCATCGTCAACTCGTGTCGGTATTGTTGGCATCACGTTTAAGGAAAATGTGCCAGATATTCGCAACTCGAAAGTCATCGATCTTTATAGAGAGTTAGGACGTTATGGCGTCAATTCACTGGTAAGCGACCCTCTTGCCGACCCAATTCAGACGGAGCGCGCATACGGGATGACTTTAGTTGACCCTTCGTTACTGATAGACCTCGACATGCTGATACTCGCCGTTCCCCATACCCAGTCGGTGAAACTCATTTATCGAAGGCTCGATCAAATGGTGGCGAAAGGTGGCGTGTTATGCGACCTCCGTTCAGTACTGGAACCGTCCCGGTTACGTTCAGACATTCTTCACTGGACGCTGTAATACCTGGTTCAACATGGAGTAATCATCCTATGACTTCCCTGAGTATTTGTCCGATAGGAACCTGCCGTATCCATCAGCCTTTGCGTATCTGCACTCAGCACTATCCAATAGCGTTAGAGCATGGGCGCAACTATGGTTATATCCATACCAGCACCGAAGCACTGCAGCAGTTACATTTTATGAAAGGAGAAAAAAAATTTTCCGACGATATAAAACCACTTATTTTCCGGCCAGGTACATCTGCCAGTTTTGTCTTAACCCCTCACCATCAAGCAGATATCTATATGGTGGAGATTTCATCAAACAAGCTGCATTACATCGATGATCAACCGATCCAGTGTAATTATACCTATCGCTATTTCAGTGATTTCTTTGCCAACAGTGAGCGCGCAAAGTTGTTCTGGTCAATGGCGGGAGATGATCAGATCAACGCCCGACGTAAAGTCCTTGAGGAAATGCCGGTGTTTCAGCGCCTGTCGTCGGACGATCGTGAACTTCTTGCCCGCATCCAAAGGCGAAATCTTGCTGACGATGAGATTGCACGCGATATGGAAGAAATCACACAAATCATCGGCCGCGATAAGCTGGTGTTTGTCACACATGTTAACGCTTGTACCGCAGACAGTGCTGTCATTAATCGGCGAAGCGCACTGATCAAGTTGGTGCGTGAGAAGGGTAAGCACCTGGACGTCGCCTGCTATGACCCAACACCGTTAATGCGCCGGCTCGGGCAGATCAACGCCATTGCCAATGACGGGCTGGATTTAGCGCACTATACCGATCTGTTTAATGAGCGGCTGGGTGAAGACTGGTACAAAATTTTTGTCTTGCCGCGACTCGATGCCTCGACTTTTCATGATGTGCCCTCACCCGAAGAGAGCCAGCTTGCCGAAATCGAGGCTCTATGGAACGCCGGAAAGCACCTTAGTGCCTCACGACAATTACATGAGGCTTTGCGTAATCAATTCGCCTCACGTCGTCACCGTATTCTGCTCGGGCGCATGCAGTATGAACTGGGCGACTTTGAGAATGCCATCCGTCATCTGCAGTCGGCCAAAGAGCAGGGCGACACCAATGATGAAAAAAACGATCTGATGCTAATGCGGGCCTATTTCAGAATAGGTCAATATCGCGAGGCCCGTTTGTGCGCGCAAGCGTTGCTGTCAGATGAAACCGTCACGCTGGAAATTATGCATGTCTGTGCAGTTTCGGCAACGCATCTTGGCGAGCATACTGCTGCGCTCGGTGAGTGGAAGCAGCTGTTTCGCCTGAGCGATGACAAAGCCGAAGCTGCTCAGGCAGTGTTGAGCCTGCTGGAAGCGATGGCAGATAAAGATGCTGTGCTTGACTGGGTAGAAAAAGTGCTTGAGGTACTGCCAACGCATGGTCCCTGTTTTGTTGTGTTGTGGAACCAACGGCTGGCAGAGGCAGATCGGGCGGGCCTGCTCGAACTTGCATCCCGACCCGTCGTTTTGAGCGAACAGGAGGCCTTCAATCTGACATGCCGCACTGCTGAACAGGGTTTTGCCCTGCCGGCAGCGTTACTCGTCGTAGCGCATGCACTACCTGAGAGCCATGACCCTGGGGTAACGACATGGATCAAAAATCAAGCTGGCAAATGGTTGCAGGAGGGTATGAGCCAGCTTGATGAAGGGGAGCTGCTAAAAGCTGCGGATAATATTCAGGCACGAGCCTGTCTACCTGCAATCAACAATACGCTCAGACGTGCACGGCGTTCACTGGAACAGAAGATGCGCGTTGATATACGCCGTGCCTTCCAGCAAAAACGTTATGAAGAGGTCATGGAGATCTCACTTATCGCTAGCCAGACTCTGACAAGTTTTCCCGAACTTAATAGTTTCACGGGCCGGGCGGCGTATGCGCAGGGAGACATCACAACAGCGTTGCTGTACTTGAGACGGGCCGCCAGCGAAGAAGACGCGACCGTCGTGGCGAAGGTTTTATTGGCGCGTACTGCCGCACGCAGCGGAGAACATATCGAAGAAGCCATTGACACCTACCAGGAATTGCTAGGAAGTCATCCGACGGAGGCATGGGTCAGCGATGAAGCAAAGCGGCACATTCCCCGGTTGGAGAGTCGCCTGACGCGCGTGGCGCGTGAGATGTTGACGCAAGGCGAATATGACAAAGCATGGGAGCTACTCAAACGCGCTGAAAATGTTGATGCGAATAACCCGGCGGTCTCACGGGAGAAAAAACGCGTAATTTCGGCACTCTATTCCAGACTTAAGTCCCTGGCTCCTGACAATGTCTCTGAGCGACTGATGATTGGCGAAACGATCCTGCGTTTTGCCCCCGAAGATACGGTAGGACTTAAAGCCGCAGCGACGGCGGCAATGCGAACCCACCGATTTACCGAAGCCCTGCACTACTGGTCTTTATTACGGACGCACTCTGAAAAACCAGAATTGATCGATGCCAATATCAATAAATGTCATTTATGGATTGACCGGGCGCGGCGCAAAAAACAGTCTGACATTTTTATGCCAACTCTTTCCGTTTTGCCTGCTATCGATAGCCCATGTTCCCGCTCTGAGTGGGTAATGGACCAACCATTATGACCGAATCGAACAAATTAGTTTCGGATCTGCATATTGCGACGCTCCGCGAGCTTGAGAATACGCGTTCTCGTCTGGCAGAAATACTCAAGCTTTGCCTCACCGATGACGCGGCACAT
This window harbors:
- a CDS encoding cytochrome c-type biogenesis protein, with product MKSILILLASLLFSSLALADNIDTYQFDSVTQEQQYRHLTESLRCPKCQNNSIADSNAMIAGDMRLKVYQLLRAGQTPEQVKAYMVARYGNFVSYQPPLTASTLILWAGPALFVIIGALVIILRSRKRTPHVELDAAEQQRLDALLNNRKQP
- a CDS encoding DsbE family thiol:disulfide interchange protein — encoded protein: MSKKILYIPLILFLLLAAALLWQLTRNANGDDPTRLESALVGKPVPVFKLESLDQPGKTFDQSVLTDGKPLLLNVWATWCPTCRAEHQYLNTLATKGVRVVGLNYKDDRQKAINWLNTLGNPYALSLYDGDGMLGLDLGVYGAPETFLIDGHGIIRYRHAGDLNERVWNDEVKPLWQKYSQESGS
- a CDS encoding heme lyase CcmF/NrfE family subunit; its protein translation is MIPEIGSFLLCLALALSLLLSIYPLWGAARHDRRLMGLARPLSYGLFACIAAAFIILVHAFVVNDFSVAYVATNSNTLLPVYYRVAATWGAHEGSLLLWVLLLSTWTLAVALFSRAMPLEAIARVLAVMGMINLGFLLFITLTSNPFTRTLPDFPIDGSDLNPMLQDIGLIFHPPLLYMGYVGFSVAFAFAIASLMAGRLDTAWARWSRPWTTAAWVFLTIGIVLGSAWAYYELGWGGWWFWDPVENASFMPWLAGTALIHSLAVTEKRGTFKAWTVLLAIAAFSLSLLGTFLVRSGVLVSVHSFASDPARGMFILAFLIIVIGGSLLLYAIKGSKVRSRVQNEVWSRESFLLGNNVLLIAAMLVVLLGTLLPLVHKQLGLGTISIGEPFFNTLFTWLMAPLALMLGIGPLVRWRRDEPQKLWKRLAIAVVATLLLSILLPWLMQDRIEAMTVVGLMMAVWVIILTLLELHERATHRHSFLRGLRHLSRSHWGMVLGHLGVAVTVIGIAFSQNYSVERDVRMKAGDSVDIHNYHFTFRDVQSLQGPNYSGGVGIIDVTRNGKHEATLHAEKRYYSVARTMMTEAAIDGGFTRDLYAALGEELGGNSWAVRIYYKPFVRWIWFGGVFMAVGGIFCLLDPRYRASKKAQKELA
- the ccmE gene encoding cytochrome c maturation protein CcmE yields the protein MNPRRKNRLMLVMVVLVGLGLATALVMYALRSNIDLFYTPGEVVYGKGETHVKPEPGQRLRIGGMVMPGSVKRDPDTLKVAFQLYDNSAVINVSYEGILPDLFREGQGVVAQGVLQDGTHIIAKEVLAKHDEKYTPPEISDAMKKNHTHPAANDNNGGQS
- the ccmD gene encoding heme exporter protein CcmD encodes the protein MTPAFSTWHDFFAMGGYAFYVWLAVICTLVALGGLVVHTVLQRRRLLADIRQRQAREQRIRAAKVKKNAGEAAGEPS
- a CDS encoding heme ABC transporter permease; this translates as MWKWIHQLGQPERLYPLCGRFVPWFAIPGIAALLLGWAWGFGFAPSDYQQGNSYRIIYIHVPAAMWSMGIYASMAIAAFVGLVWQWKTADLAAAAMAPVGAVFTFIALVTGSAWGKPMWGTWWIWDARLTSELVLLFLYMGTIALYHAFDDRRMAGRAASILILVGVVNLPIIHYSVQWWNTLHQGSSGVLQQAIDPSMRTPLRWSILGYLLIFVTLTLMRLRNLLLLSERHRPWVAAVAAKGGRKS
- the ccmB gene encoding heme exporter protein CcmB, translated to MFWRVLKRELRIAFRSGAEIINPLWFFLIVITLFPLGIGPEPQLLARIAPGIVWVAALLSSLLALERLFRDDFLDGSLEQLLLLPAPLPITVLGKVAAHWIVTGLPLLLLSPLVALLLSLDFASWRAVALTLLLGTPTLSFLGAIGVGLTVGLRRGGVLLSLLVLPLAVPVLIFASAAIDAAGMGLPIDGYLAILGALLVGSATLAPFATAAALRVSVH
- the ccmA gene encoding cytochrome c biogenesis heme-transporting ATPase CcmA — translated: MLAARNLTCVRDERALFRNLSFTVAAGEIVQVEGANGAGKTSLLRILAGLSRAEQGEILWQQESIQRQRESYHASLLYLGHQPGVKAVLTPFENLSFWHAERTADELFQALEQVDLTGYEDVPVAALSAGQQRRVALARLWLSQAALWILDEPLTAIDKSGVEKLMALFVQHAEQGGAVILTTHQDLPGAAQRVSRIRLTYAGEP
- a CDS encoding formate/nitrite transporter family protein, which produces MDNTQKETENQVESEESEQGEEIEVDEEALPSRAAAVHEQIRQEGEKELERDGLALLFSAIAAGLSMGASLMAKGIFQANLHDVPGGFLLENLGYTFGFIIVIMARQQLFTENTVTAVLPIMHKPSGSNLLLLLRLWGLVLVGNLVGTALAALAFTHMPIFDDAVRSAFVSISQKVMENTPGEMFANAVVSGWIIATMVWMFPSAGGAKIWIIILMTWLVALGDLAHIVVGSVEIFYLVFNGEIPWQQFIWPFALPTLAGNIIGGTFIFALISHAQIRNDMSTEAKAKAQAEAKRKQHKEKKDCAD
- a CDS encoding nucleotide sugar dehydrogenase — its product is MNVQNIAVCGLGYVGLPVAVALAQHFNVMGFDVDTERISHLRDFNDWTGEVSQEILAHSTLQLTDKIEDIKDFDFFIVAVPTPIDERCAPDFTMLKEASRLIGSVLTQGSTVVFESTVYPGATEEICAPELEKSSGLRCGIHFKIGYSPERINPGDTEHPFEKIIKVVAGQDEDTLERIASVYETVVEAGVFRASSIKVAEAAKVLENTQRDINIALMNEISKICALIKINTSDVLKAAGTKWNFMHFTPGLVGGHCIGVDPYYLTSKAQQYGYHPEVILAGRHINDSMAEHVASRLIQILACSKRLASSTRVGIVGITFKENVPDIRNSKVIDLYRELGRYGVNSLVSDPLADPIQTERAYGMTLVDPSLLIDLDMLILAVPHTQSVKLIYRRLDQMVAKGGVLCDLRSVLEPSRLRSDILHWTL
- a CDS encoding tetratricopeptide repeat protein → MTSLSICPIGTCRIHQPLRICTQHYPIALEHGRNYGYIHTSTEALQQLHFMKGEKKFSDDIKPLIFRPGTSASFVLTPHHQADIYMVEISSNKLHYIDDQPIQCNYTYRYFSDFFANSERAKLFWSMAGDDQINARRKVLEEMPVFQRLSSDDRELLARIQRRNLADDEIARDMEEITQIIGRDKLVFVTHVNACTADSAVINRRSALIKLVREKGKHLDVACYDPTPLMRRLGQINAIANDGLDLAHYTDLFNERLGEDWYKIFVLPRLDASTFHDVPSPEESQLAEIEALWNAGKHLSASRQLHEALRNQFASRRHRILLGRMQYELGDFENAIRHLQSAKEQGDTNDEKNDLMLMRAYFRIGQYREARLCAQALLSDETVTLEIMHVCAVSATHLGEHTAALGEWKQLFRLSDDKAEAAQAVLSLLEAMADKDAVLDWVEKVLEVLPTHGPCFVVLWNQRLAEADRAGLLELASRPVVLSEQEAFNLTCRTAEQGFALPAALLVVAHALPESHDPGVTTWIKNQAGKWLQEGMSQLDEGELLKAADNIQARACLPAINNTLRRARRSLEQKMRVDIRRAFQQKRYEEVMEISLIASQTLTSFPELNSFTGRAAYAQGDITTALLYLRRAASEEDATVVAKVLLARTAARSGEHIEEAIDTYQELLGSHPTEAWVSDEAKRHIPRLESRLTRVAREMLTQGEYDKAWELLKRAENVDANNPAVSREKKRVISALYSRLKSLAPDNVSERLMIGETILRFAPEDTVGLKAAATAAMRTHRFTEALHYWSLLRTHSEKPELIDANINKCHLWIDRARRKKQSDIFMPTLSVLPAIDSPCSRSEWVMDQPL